One Clostridium estertheticum DNA segment encodes these proteins:
- a CDS encoding alanyl-tRNA editing protein — protein MEKLYYENPYQTEFTAEVINVLEKEKEYHIELDKTCFYPESGGQPCDTGLINGAAVTYVYEKDKKVYHVVAVKPLKIHKVKCSIDFDKRYDYMQQHLGQHILSACIADLFNAYTIGFHLGIDSTTIDIDKVIIGDEIKTAETQANKIVLDNINVEVLYPSNSELKKLTLKKIPVKAGEKIRIVKIGDIDINPCCGIHPSTTIEVQLIKVIKIEKYKNGTRIEFLCGSRAVSDYVSKYEAIDKMSKLLSCNSATLLSEVDRLSGELNKALTEKRTLKAAVAEYEVQNMLTSAPKIEDVRVLKFIYDNGDLKYTNTLATKLVSQPKVIVLFGVKSVDKANLLFMCSKDLNMISMNALLKDAITLIDGKGGGSDLSAQGGGKNNNNLDSSLDYAYNKVKDHIIASTKV, from the coding sequence TTGGAAAAGTTATATTATGAAAATCCATATCAAACAGAATTCACAGCTGAAGTAATAAATGTATTAGAAAAAGAAAAAGAGTATCATATTGAACTGGATAAAACCTGTTTTTATCCAGAAAGTGGTGGTCAGCCCTGTGACACTGGCCTTATAAATGGCGCTGCAGTAACCTATGTATATGAAAAAGATAAAAAAGTATATCATGTAGTTGCAGTTAAACCCCTAAAAATTCACAAGGTTAAATGTAGTATAGACTTTGATAAAAGATACGACTATATGCAGCAACACCTAGGACAACATATCCTTTCTGCTTGTATAGCTGATTTGTTTAATGCTTATACAATTGGTTTTCATCTTGGCATAGATTCAACAACTATAGATATTGATAAAGTTATTATAGGTGATGAAATTAAAACTGCTGAAACACAGGCTAACAAAATAGTTTTAGACAATATTAACGTAGAGGTACTGTATCCTAGCAATTCTGAATTAAAAAAATTAACTCTAAAGAAAATCCCGGTAAAAGCTGGTGAAAAAATTAGAATCGTTAAAATAGGTGATATTGATATAAATCCATGCTGTGGAATACATCCTAGTACAACTATTGAGGTGCAATTAATTAAGGTTATAAAAATCGAAAAGTACAAGAATGGCACGAGAATTGAATTTTTGTGTGGTTCAAGAGCAGTTTCTGATTATGTTTCAAAATATGAAGCCATAGATAAGATGTCTAAACTTTTATCCTGCAATAGTGCTACCCTTTTATCTGAAGTAGATAGGCTTTCTGGTGAACTTAATAAGGCCCTTACTGAAAAAAGGACATTAAAGGCAGCGGTTGCTGAATATGAAGTTCAAAATATGTTAACATCAGCTCCAAAAATAGAAGACGTTAGAGTGCTTAAATTCATTTATGATAACGGTGATTTAAAATACACTAATACCTTAGCAACAAAATTAGTATCTCAGCCAAAGGTTATAGTTTTATTTGGAGTAAAATCTGTTGATAAGGCAAATCTTTTATTCATGTGCTCAAAGGATTTAAATATGATTAGTATGAATGCCCTTCTTAAGGATGCCATAACACTTATAGATGGAAAAGGTGGTGGAAGTGACCTATCAGCGCAAGGTGGAGGAAAGAATAATAATAATTTAGATTCCTCACTAGATTATGCTTACAACAAGGTTAAAGATCACATAATAGCTAGTACTAAAGTTTAG
- a CDS encoding bis(5'-nucleosyl)-tetraphosphatase, with translation MDFEKSCGAVIYRKIYGNLEFLTISHRNDGHWGFPKGHVEKNESEVQTAVREVSEETGLSVSLMDGFRVSVEYLIKKETMKEVVYFLAEVQDQIILIEVNEVVDYRWSDFKQTKELLSYISSKEVLEKAYQFIVETVKNPMK, from the coding sequence ATGGATTTTGAGAAATCCTGTGGCGCTGTAATTTATAGAAAAATATATGGAAATTTAGAGTTCTTAACTATTAGTCATAGAAACGATGGACATTGGGGTTTTCCTAAAGGACATGTTGAAAAAAATGAAAGTGAAGTGCAAACAGCAGTAAGAGAGGTTTCTGAAGAGACTGGACTTTCGGTTTCGCTTATGGATGGATTTAGAGTGTCAGTAGAATATTTAATAAAAAAAGAGACAATGAAGGAAGTTGTATATTTTTTAGCTGAGGTTCAAGATCAGATTATACTTATTGAAGTAAATGAAGTAGTGGATTATAGGTGGTCAGACTTTAAACAAACAAAAGAACTATTATCTTACATAAGTAGCAAGGAAGTTTTGGAGAAGGCCTATCAATTTATAGTTGAAACTGTTAAAAATCCAATGAAATAA